In Dehalogenimonas sp. THU2, the sequence GAATCCTCCTTAATAATTGCACTATTCGATTATACTACCCAGAATTATCAGTACCAAGCCTTCAGCTTTCAGCCTTCAACCAAACGACTAGGATATATCTTCGCAGGACACCTTGACCTGTGCCTGCCTGAGTACCTTGTCTTTGAACATGTAACCGGCCATCAGTTCTTCAACGATGATGCCTTCCTCACCGGCGCAGCGGAGCACCGCTTCATGGAGGCCGGGGTCGAAGTGTTCGCCCACAGTTTTCATGGGCGTCACGCCCTCCCTGGCTAGGAGTTGTCGGAACTTCTTTTCGATCAGCGCCATGCCCTGTACCCAGGACTCGCCGGCCAGATGCTCCGGAACCGCCGCCAGGGCGCGGGAATAATCATCCAGCACCGGAAGTATGGCAAGGAAAGCCAGGCTCTTGCCCAGACCGACGGATTCCATTTTTTCCAGATCGGTGCGGCGTTTATAGTTAATGAAATCGGCTTGAGCGCGTTTGAAATTGTTGAGATTGTCCTCCGCCCGAGCCTTTTCCTGCTCCAGCGTCTTCTGAAGAGAATCGAAATCTTCCTGTAGCGCTTCGCCTCCATTCTGTTCCTGTTTATCCTGTACCATCGATACCCCTTTTCAAAAATTCGAAACACGAATTACGAAACTCGAAACCAGCTTCCAAGTAGCCGTATTCGCGATATGGATACGGATCCCGGTACTCGAACTTCGGCTCTATTATAAATATACCGCTACCGGCGGTGCCGGGCCAAACGCTATTTTCAGGCTGCTTCATCGACCGTGGCGCCCGGTCCCCGCCCGTAGAGCTCCGCGACCAGGGCGCTCATCACCAGAGACAGGTAGCGCACCGCGGCGATGGTCTTCTCATAGTTCATGCGGGTGGGGCCGATGACCCCCAGCATGCCGTGGGCTTCGTCGGGGAGGCCATAGTTGCCCAGCACCACAGAGTAATCCCGGATGCTCTCTTCCCGGTTCTCCTGCCCGATGTAAACCTTGATCTCCTGGCCTTCGAACTCTTCCTCGCCCAGCATCCGGCCCAGGCGGCGCTTCTCCACTAGTTCCATGAGAGACTGGGCGCGCTGGCTTTTAACGAATTCCGGCTGCTCCAGCAGGTAGTTCAAACCCTCCAGGTAGGGCTCCTCGTTGCGTTGCTCGTCCTCGGTCTGAAGCATCTTGACGACAGCGTCGCGGACCTTTTTTTCGGTCTCATTCAGGACCTGACTGTTTTTCTCTATCTGCGACCGGGACTGGCCGTCGAATGCCTCATTCAGTTTGCCGGACATGGAGTTCAGCTCGAATTGGCCTACCGGCGTCTCGAAGCTGATAAGCTGCTGCCGCACCCGGGCGCCACGCATGATCAGCACCGCCAGGGCTAGGCTTTCCTGTAATGTCACCAGTTCCAGGCGATGGAACCGGGCGCTGGTCTGCCGGGGTTGGGTAACTACGGCGACGTTGTGAGCCCGCTGGGATACCAGGCCCACGGCCAGGGAAAGCCAGTTCTCCATTTCCTTTTCCACCTGGTGGAAGAGGTGATTGATGAGGACCTGCTCCGTCACTGGCAGCCTGGCGTTCTTGATGCTTTCCACGTAGTAGCGGTAGCCCTTGTCCGAAGGGACACTGCCGGCGGAGTGGTGGGGCTTCAGGATATAGCCCTCTTCTTCCAGTCGGACCATCTCATTGCGAACCGTAGCGGAGCATACATCCAGTCCGCACTCGGCGATGACCGACGCCGATGATACCGGCGCGGCTCGCTCCACGTACTGGCGGATAATGCTTGAGAGTATAATCTCAGTTCTTGGGCTGAGCATCTTTTTACACCTGTTAGCAGTCAACTGGCTCGATTGCTAACAATCGTAATTTAGCACTTTTAAGGTGAATTTGTCAAGATGCCGGGATAAAACGGGGTCGTTTTACCGGCATGCCGAAGCTGCGGCGGGGCAGCAATCGCAGATGCGAAGTGGGGGGAGCTGAATCGGATGAAAGCGTCTCCAGATACCTGACGCTGGAGATCGATGCCGGAAACGGCATACTGCAGCTTTAACCCGTCGTGGCGGCCATGTTATAATCGCGGCATGGAAATTAAATATCTCGGCCATTCATGTTTTCGGATCAAAGGTAAGAACACGACCGTCATCACCGACCCGTACGCGCCGGAGCTGGGTCTGACGCTGGGCAAGCAGACAGCCAACATCGTCACGGTGAGCCACCAGCATGCCGGTCACAATTTCGTCGAAGGCATCGGCGGGGCGCCGCGCGTGGTCACCAAGCCGGGAGAGTACGAGATCGGCGACGCCATCATCATCGGGTTATCGACCTTTCACGACTCTGAGAAGGGCATGATCCGCGGCAAGAACGTCGTTTTCGTCATCGAGATGGACGAGCTGTCCATCTGCCACCTGGGTGACCTGGGAGTCACGCTCAAGGACGATGAGATCGAAGAACTGGGCAAGGTGGACATTCTCCTGGTACCGGTCGGCGATATGAGCGCCCTGAACGCCACCGCAGCGGCGAGGCTGGTGCGCCAGATAGAACCGGGCATCGTCATCCCGATGCATTATAAGCTGCCGGACAGCACCCATGAGCTCGAGCCGGTGGAGCGTTTCCTGGCTGAAATGGGTTCCAGCCCGGTGATGCCGCAGGCGAAACTCAGCGTCACCCGCGCCAACCTGCCGCTGCCGACCCAGGTGGTGCTGCTGGAGGCTTAACCCGGTACCTCGTCTCTTCGAGATTCAATAGACCCCTGCCATGCCGGGGATCTATTCTTTTTGAAACCGTTCGTCGCAAGAGTAAGATGTGGACACCCGCGGCGATGATTTTAATCGTCGAGGTCAGCCGGTGGAGGAAGCCGCCGATGCCGGTGCCAAAGTACCCCCAATCCGATTATGACCGCGGCGCCGGTGATCCAGCGCGCGGTGGGGATGCCGCCCAGTGTCCAGACCTCGATCTTGAAGCCTTCCAGAATGAAGCGCCCGACGCCGTAATAAATGAAATACAGCAGCATTATATCGCCGTCCCTGAGGCGGTCGCGCCATTTACGCCCGATGATCATCAGGAGGGCAAAGCCGGTGATGTTCAATACGAATTCGTAAAAGAACATCGGGTGGAAATGGGTAAACTCCTCAAATTCCGGCAGCCGGTTGGCCGGGTCGATGAAAATGCCCCACGGCAGGTCGGTGGGGTAGCCGTAGAGCTCCTGGTTGAAATAGTTGCCCCAGCGCCCGATACCCTGGGCCAGGATGAGACCGGGGGCCAGGATATCGAACCAGCGCAGGGCATTGATCTTTTTCCAATAGGTGTAGATGAGGACGCCGACGACACCGCCGGCGATAGCGCCGAAGATGCCCAGGCCGGCGCCGCCGATGATCTGCTCCGGGTTTTGAGAGTAGAAATCCCATTGGTCGATAACATGGTAAGCCCGCGCCCCGATGATGCCCAGCGGCAGGACGATGAGGGCCATATTGAAAAGATGCTCGGGGTTCTCACTGCGGCGTTTGGCTTCGATATACGCAACGGCTACCCCCGCCGCCGCTCCCAGCGCCAGCATCAAGCCGTAAAGATGAACGGTCAGGGGACCGATTTCAAAAGACATCCGGGCTCCGTCCCTATGATTTCGTGGCAGGGGCGACCCCTGCCGGTTTCTCTTATTCTAACGCCTCGGCGACCTTTTCGGCTAGATTTGACATAAAGGTGAAGTAAGAACCGTCAGCCGGCAGAATGACCGGAGATAGTTCCACCACCCTGGCCCCGGTTTCCCGGGACACCGCCTGGACCAGGGCCGCCGAAGTTCCGGTCTCGGTG encodes:
- a CDS encoding nucleotide exchange factor GrpE, whose product is MVQDKQEQNGGEALQEDFDSLQKTLEQEKARAEDNLNNFKRAQADFINYKRRTDLEKMESVGLGKSLAFLAILPVLDDYSRALAAVPEHLAGESWVQGMALIEKKFRQLLAREGVTPMKTVGEHFDPGLHEAVLRCAGEEGIIVEELMAGYMFKDKVLRQAQVKVSCEDIS
- the lgt gene encoding prolipoprotein diacylglyceryl transferase, whose amino-acid sequence is MSFEIGPLTVHLYGLMLALGAAAGVAVAYIEAKRRSENPEHLFNMALIVLPLGIIGARAYHVIDQWDFYSQNPEQIIGGAGLGIFGAIAGGVVGVLIYTYWKKINALRWFDILAPGLILAQGIGRWGNYFNQELYGYPTDLPWGIFIDPANRLPEFEEFTHFHPMFFYEFVLNITGFALLMIIGRKWRDRLRDGDIMLLYFIYYGVGRFILEGFKIEVWTLGGIPTARWITGAAVIIGLGVLWHRHRRLPPPADLDD
- a CDS encoding MBL fold metallo-hydrolase — protein: MEIKYLGHSCFRIKGKNTTVITDPYAPELGLTLGKQTANIVTVSHQHAGHNFVEGIGGAPRVVTKPGEYEIGDAIIIGLSTFHDSEKGMIRGKNVVFVIEMDELSICHLGDLGVTLKDDEIEELGKVDILLVPVGDMSALNATAAARLVRQIEPGIVIPMHYKLPDSTHELEPVERFLAEMGSSPVMPQAKLSVTRANLPLPTQVVLLEA
- the hrcA gene encoding heat-inducible transcriptional repressor HrcA, whose amino-acid sequence is MLSPRTEIILSSIIRQYVERAAPVSSASVIAECGLDVCSATVRNEMVRLEEEGYILKPHHSAGSVPSDKGYRYYVESIKNARLPVTEQVLINHLFHQVEKEMENWLSLAVGLVSQRAHNVAVVTQPRQTSARFHRLELVTLQESLALAVLIMRGARVRQQLISFETPVGQFELNSMSGKLNEAFDGQSRSQIEKNSQVLNETEKKVRDAVVKMLQTEDEQRNEEPYLEGLNYLLEQPEFVKSQRAQSLMELVEKRRLGRMLGEEEFEGQEIKVYIGQENREESIRDYSVVLGNYGLPDEAHGMLGVIGPTRMNYEKTIAAVRYLSLVMSALVAELYGRGPGATVDEAA